The Elgaria multicarinata webbii isolate HBS135686 ecotype San Diego chromosome 13, rElgMul1.1.pri, whole genome shotgun sequence region atttgggaGGACTGCCCACCCAAAAAAATAGACTCCTAAATACAGTTGTAAGCAAGGCATATTCACTGTagtgtagtgttggactgggagtcagaagatccgagttttagtcctcacccagccatggaaatccactgggtgactttgggccaatcacagactctcagcccaacctacctattattattattattattattattatttatttatatagcaccatcgatgtacatggtgctgtacagataacacagtaaatagcaagaccctgccgcataggcttacaatctacctcaaagggttgttgttgtgaggataaaatggagaggaggattgtgttcactgccttgggttccttagaggaaaaaaggcaggatataaatgcaataaataaataaataaataaataaataaataaataaataaataaataaagggtttgtTGACTGAAGCAAAATtcttgcacctgcaatttgcacaaattatacaGATCGCAGCTGAACTTTGCACAAGTTGTGCCAAGtgcaactgcaatttgcacagatttttgTTTATGCCAATTTCAAAAATGGGGAAAAGTCTCAGATTTCGGGAGAAACCTGTGGATTGTCTTGCAAATGCAAACTGAGTCAGGAGCACCGTGAGAATCTtgcaagcccccaaagggcctgATTTCCCAGGGAAAATCAGCACCCTAGAGAGGCCCACCATGGATGCATGCTTTTGGATCTCATTCTACTCCttcctcactttttaaaaaatggtggctaaaGCCATCTAACCAGATGGCTACTTCCAGTGGTCACTTTGCCTTGGGAAACCTCAAAGCCCCACCTGACTTTACCTTGATCTACCTGACCCAGAAGGGTTTCCTTCAAGTGGCAATGGTCCTGCAGGCTCTCAAGCAGGCCTATCCCATCCCCTCCTGCCTGACCCTTTTCATTGGGGAAGCCAGCCAGGAAATGAACATGgaatcttctgcatacaaaacccCTGTTTTTCCACTGTGCagtgcttggaaaaaaggaagctaaggggagacctgatagaggtgtacgaatTATGCActttgtggagaaagtggatagggagacatttttctccctttcccataatactagaacccaatggggccatcccatgaagctgattggttggaaattcaggacagatcaaaggaaggacttcttcacacagtgcatagttaaaggatggaattcgctaccacaagatgtagtgatggccgcccatttggatggcttgaaaaaggggctggataaattcttggaggagaaggctatcaatggctactagttcggatggctatgtgctaccaccctTAGCAGAGGctttaagcctatatacaccagttgctggggaacatgggtgtgagggtgctgttgcactccttgtcctgcttgtgggtccctggtcaacagctggttggccaatgtgtgaacagaatgttggactagatggacccttggtctgatccagcagggctcttctgatgttcttatgactagatggacccttggtctgatccagcatggttcttctgatgttcttatgactagatgaacccttggtctgatccagcatggatcttctgatgttcttatgactagatgaacccttggtctgatccagcatggatcttctgatgttcttatgactagatgaacccttggtctgatccagcatggatcttctgatgttcttatgactagatgaacccttggtctgatccagcatggttcttctgatgttcttaatgccccctccccttttaggaGTGGCTGTCTTGCAAACTCCTGCTTCATAGTTGGCTTTTGAAGGGCCAGCCAGTCATGTCTTGGTCTCTGGATGTGCCACCTTCCAAGTGAATGCATAGTCTCAAATACAAACCCAGATTCCCCAGCACCTTTAGCAATATTAATTACTAAATGATCCTGGAACTCTCGGGTCATACGCTGCAGCTGCTGAGGAAGGCCAAGTGCCTTCTGCAGCTTTAGGCATCCAAGTCCAATGTGAGCAGAGTCTTCAAGCCTGAAAAATCATCGCTTTTGATAGCAAATGTTTCACCTCTTCCTTCAGCAGGGACATTCCTAGAGAGATCTCCAGCCAGACGCTGCGCTCTGCCTGTTACCATGACCCACATGAAGCAGTTGGCCATTGCGTTGTTCCTAGTGCATGCTGGTAAGTGTGAAGGAAATGGCTATATGTGCATCATATGACTACGCCAATTTGAAGTGAGcgctttttttgttttcaaaagatCCAGGCTTGGAATGTGGGAGGAAGTTCCAAGGGGTAGAGTTTGCATGGTCAGCTCCATTGTGAGGATGAGAAACGTATGATATTTTTGCAATATCTGTTTAACTACAAACATATACATGGAGCATGGGGGGAGCAGGACAGTTCCCAGACAGTCACcaggttgggtgctgtttttattctgttatttgtgtttttattgtattttaatgcatccttttattactgttttaatcaaattttatttatgattgtaagctgccttgagcgccATTATTCTTAGTagaaagggatgatgatgatgatgatgatgatgatgataatgtaaaAACAACTGCTAACACAGCAGTAATCCTCTCAAACGCAAGCAGCACACACCCAGAGCCATCCACCTGCTCAAATTTCTCACCTGCAAAATTCAAACTTCCCTCTCATCCCCTGGCTAAACTCAAATTGACACTGTTTCTTTTCAGTCCCCTATCCTAGCAAGGTACGTAAGCAGTAGGTAGTAGCTACCAGCCATCCAAAGCCATTCATATATCCTTTTAAGTGATTGTCTTATTGACTTATTGAGAAAGTATCTTTAATAATTTGCTAAGAAGCCAAGAGGAAAGGTCATCTCACCTGAGAGCTATGGCACGATTTCTATGTTGATTGAAAGAGAGCATCCCATGATAATTTTTCAGCTTTCAAAATACCAGACAAGGAATTCCTGCAGAAAATGATGGAGTAgatgagaatttcctctcccctAGGTGTAAGACCTGAGGGATGGGCCCCTTCTTTTCCCTAGTTCTTTTTCTGTTTCCCCTCTATAGTAAGAGCATCCTGGAACCAGCTCCTCCAGTAAATAAATACCCCAAAGCTGCTGGAATCACAGAGACAGTGCACAGAAGATGGATAAAAGGCAGGATGGGACTAAAGCCAGATATTCTCAACTCCTGTTCAAGGATTTCAGGAAACCTGCTTTGATAATCTgactgtttatttgttgtttcttcCACTATCGTGGTCATATTGACCTGCTTTGATAATATGCTGGCTGGCATCTTTTGCAGTGTGCGCCCAAGATGACGAGGGAAGGATAATTGGAGGTTACCCCTGCATCCCCCACTCTCAGCCCTGGCAAGCCTATCTGAGAGGTAACTACATCTGTGGGGGAGTTTTGATCGATCCATCCTGGGTGGTCACCGCTGCGCACTGCTTTGGCGGGTGAGTCTGAGTATGTGCTTGAACTGAACCTATGGAGCAGCCTTGAGTCAGGTCACTGGTCCTTCTAGACCAGACCAGCATAGTTTACGTTGACTGGAAGTGGAGCTTCAGGCAGGAGATCTTTCCTAGACCTGCTACAACCCTAAGATTTCTTTAACTGGAAATACCAGGAATTGAGCCTGGGACTTCCTGCACTCATAGGACATGCTTAGGCTATGTCTGCCACCCAAAGTGGGAAGAGGTGGAAGTTCTCAAGAAGTTCAGGTGGTGATCAATTTCATGCTCAAACCCTAATTGATTGTCATATCTGGACTGGGGGTGGGAAAGTATGAGGTAGCCATGAGCCATACTCTACACAGAACAGTCccctatttgatgggctgtcagaagacagtcctGTCTTTGAAAGTGTCCTTTGTTcaaaggcctgtccagtccaaaccctgtttaaggataaagaaccataagatggTAGGATGGTCATGTATCCTActgtgcagaggacagtcctggaTAGATTCTGTCAGGGATCCTGCAGTTGCacgattcctgcagtgagcaaggATGGGTAGATCCTGTAGTTGTGAGACTCCTGCAACGAGCAAAAGTGGGTGGAGAGATCAGAATCTACCAGCAGATCcctggtgatttgcagtagatcagcaaggatttctaacTCCAGTTGTTCATCAGAAGGAACAATACTGAGTGACTCCCACTCCTCAAATATACTCCTGTAATAAAGAAGGTTTGGGTAACCagaaaatgaatgtgtgtgtgtgtgtgtgtgtgtgtgtgtgtgtgtgtgtgtgtgtgtgtaaggactGTGAGCCTGTCTCTGTTTGGTGCATCTGAggtctgcccacctctggtcACTAAGTGAACCCCAAGCCCTCGTccaagagggtttttttctgtttagttCAGAACAGCTATAAGAGAGGGCCATAGTGCAATGGCAGCAGAAATTGGACGGACTTACTCTTCTCTGCCAAATCAAGATATGAGGCTTCTTCTCAGGGTAGAGCTAGGCATGGTATGAGGCAGATAGAGAAACACTGCCATCTTGTGGATAGATTTACATCACAAATCGTTTCACAAAGGCGGTTCAAGCATTTCACCAAATTGCAACCTATTGTCTGAAGCATTTCATAGAAACATTGCAGCTTGCTACATAATGGACTGGTTGTTACACAgtggccttcaaaaggcagcagggctggtccaagacattttacaGCCTGGCATAAAGGACAAGATGACACCCCCTTCCTAGTCCACATCCAGAAGTCAACGGGACTGACATTTGGATCTTATTCCAGCACTGGGaacaggacagcatcctctgCTACATCTGAGGGTAACAGACTAGCTTAAAAGGTGCAGGCAGTTCTGTCCTCCAACGCACAGCTCCGTCCACCAATAAGTTGCCACTACTCTGTGctccagcatctgctacctgagggtGCTATCTCACTCTGTGTAACAGTAGAACCAGCCCTGCAAATTTATAGTTCCTGTACTACGGGAATTGTCTTCTTCAGGGTTCTGCAAATGTCCCTTCGTTCTgtctccctgcaatttccactggGGCAGGGAGCTGTTGAAGGGAAGGAAGCCTCCCAAAGCCAAATATTAAGTGGAAATAAACCCAGGTGATGTAATCTAATTTTCACCAGTGAGGCTTAAAATTGGTCATGCATTAACTAAAATCCTGATAGGGTGCCATGTACATATCACCAAAACAAAGGAAATCtatcacacccacacacaaaaaagagaaacacatcacacaaaaagtttacacaaatttgcataacagttgcatattattattatctaatTAATGATATGTGTCACTTCCCACTGCATAAACTAGACTCAAAGCAACATACACAaacaatacagaaatccatgcTTAATATATACCAGGaagaataaggggggggggaatcaaaccaaaccaaacccacaGTTTTTAATATGAAAAAGCTGCACTGAGCATTCTACAAGaagaaaagcaataataaattgattgattggtGACTTGccttggtgccaggtgagctggGGATAATACGTTCAATGATACTCGCTGTAATCAACCCACTTTCCCATTCTCCTCTGGCCTACTAGCAACATTGTTGTGTACCTGGGGAAACACAACATGAATACCTGGGAGAAAGGAGAACAGGTCCGGATGGTGGCCCGGTACATCCGCCACCCTCAATATGATGCTCGGACCTTCAACAGTGACATCATGTTGCTTAAGCTGCAGAACCCTGTTGCAGTCCGCCCGACTATACAGCCTCTGAGGTTACCTTCAGGCTGCTCTGACCCTGGTACAACATGCCTCGTTTCCGGATGGGGCACCATCACCAGCCCCCAAGGTACGAAACTCTCTCCTATTCTCTTTTGCTCACCTGTTctcagttgtgtgtgtttttaatgttgtttttatgtttggtTTTAATCACATTTTTTGAATTTCTATTtagttagctgccttgagtgccattttgggagagaaaaggcagaataataataataataataataataataataataataataataatgtgactatatggaaaggaggacagggctcctgtatctttaatagttgcatagaaaaaggaatctcagcaggtgtcatttgtatgcctgcagcacctggtgaaattcattcttcatcacaagagttaaagctgaagaagccctgctctcttttgtatctggccaagagggcagggctcctgcagctttacctgttgggatgaagagagaatttcaccaggtgctgcacgcatactaccctgtgcctgtttgctttctcttcccctccttattgttttattatggttttattagaatgtaagcctatgcggcagggtcttgctatttactgttttactctgtacagcaccatgtacattgatggtgctatataaataaataaataaataaataaataaataataataataataataataataataataataataataataataaatgtcacctgttgaaattgccttttctatacaactgttactgatacaggagccctgtcctcctttccctagggtCACACTAGATGTTTTTCACCATTTGGGTAGTTATTAATCAGGGAAAGGGGGTCATATTTTTTACAGCAACTTTCCCAAGTGTCCTGCAGTGTGGGAACGTCAGGATTATCACCCGAAGGACGTGTGCGGCCTCTTATCCTCAGCACATCACAGACAGCATGGTGTGCGCTGGTGTACCAGAAGGTGGAGTGGACACCTGCCAGGTATGAGAAAGGCATCACTTTGCTACTAAAGTGGCTTCATGAGAATCTTCATGACAGTGGTGGCACATGAACAGCCTCAGGCAGTTAAATGACTTGGAGCAACCCTTGTCCTGGCCCATTCTTCtgcatcttctccccccccccccccgcacctctTTTCGTGCATCTTTCTCTCCATGACATAAATATCGTGAGAAAAACAGATCTTGTATCCATCCAATGCATATGGTTGACCATACTTAAGGTTTGTAGCACTGTTTCAGCACAATGCTGCCTCCAAGAGGTCAGGTGGACATAATGCAGTttaagggtcttgctattttattgttttactctgtacagcaccatgtacattgatggcgctatataaataataataataataataataataataataataataataataataataataataataatgtgctgctttctaCAGGGCGACTCCGGAGGACCACTGGTCTGCAATCAACAGTTGGAGGGGATAGTCTCCTGGGGCATGGAGAAATGTGCTCAGGCCAACCGGCCTGGGGTTTACACCAGAGTCTGCAACTTTGTGTCATGGATCCGGGATGTCATGTTGAGGAACTGACCCCGAGGACAGAGCTCGTCTTACCCATCTTGACGTCCCAGCAAATAATAAACGATTACTAAATTTTGGTTCTGTCTCAGTTTTCCATTCCATGAAACAtatatatggtagggtgaccctatgaaaaggaggacagggctcctgcatctttaaccgttgtactgaaaagggaatttcagcagctgtcatttgtatatatggagaacctggtgaaatttcctcttcatcacaacagttaaagctgcaggtgccctgccctcttttaagtttggtcactctagtatagctcctgcacctttaactgttgcaatgaagagggaatttcaccaggttctctatatatacaaatgacacctgctgaaattcccttttctatgcaactgttaaagatacaggagcctgccACGACACACGCTCTGAACACCAGGcttggccgcggctactccctgctcaagccaagcaccaccgcttgatacgcctgaagcaggggataaaaaccaccttcctccaaactatgtggagaaaggggttaaaaggagaaggatttcaatatataaaataaaacactgtgagttatatgtgctgaggtgaatgattgtcagagtgggtgctaaatgtgtaaacttcagatgataaatgccaaacagacacgtgggatttttgtggtagttaaaaacaaaataattaacatttatttttaaaagttcacaagctttgtttcaaataaaacatttaaaaacctttttgaaacctttcatccaatcctttcactcattcacatacgcgctttcctttctctcacacaatcactcttgagctttctttattatctgtattgattattatacatcaactatgtgcacaccactctctacactgaacctcaaatttcccagaacttaagtactctaaacacagagagctaaaaactctaagagtacctaaaaagtctctccaatccccccagtcattcccttatatatcactcctccccccacctcagacattctaactccgcccactcaggccaacattctataaaccacagacttacaaactgcagacatacatttgggaattgacttgtggggtgtaacgccacagagccctgccctccttttcatatggtaaccgtAATATATGGATGTAATGCAGCTGGTGGTGTGTAGATCACCAGGATGACTTGCTTCCTCTTTATGTAGTACAGAAAGAGTGGCAAAATTAAGGAGCCCTTGCTTTGAAACTCTTCTCCCCTGTCTCCAAGTATAAGGATATCAAAGCAAACATTTGCAGCAGGCGTCCAGAAGCTCAGACCCAGCAGCAGAATAGAGACCAAAAAGGTCCCATTCTGGCCCTTTGGGTTTTTTCAGTTGGTCTTGCATATTAGAAGTTATTTAGttccttcagatgggggggagGATCGTGTCCCCTTACCTTTGGGTTTGAAGCTGCAGCATTTCCACTTCTGTAACAAGCTCCAATTACATggagggagagagcaggaagagaagcgacccagcatgttttttttttttaatgtaaagaacagataccaccaccactaccccatGCACAACCTCTCCTCCTGCTTTAAGTGAGAATGGACAGTGTTGCAAACTATGGACAGCTGCCCAGTAGCGTCTGGCTTAGCACTAAGCTGCTTGCTTCGCATCATGGTAGAGCTGCCTTCATGTGTCTCCTTCCAGCAATCTCTTGCGGTTGCATCCAAGTGTTGTCCGTTGGCTAGAAATGACCATTAATaaaataagaaccatgctggaacaactcaagggcccatctagcccagcactctattcccacagtagccaaccagctgtcaaccagggaaccacaagcaggacatggtgcaacatcctATCACCcatatcccccagcaactggtgtacaccaGCTTACAGCCTCTGTttttggagggagcacatagtcatcaggactagtagccactgatagccttctcctacaagaatttatccaacccccttttaaagacatccaaattggtggccatcactacatcttgtggtagtgaattccatagttcaactacgtgctgtgtgaagaagtccttccttttatttgtcctgaatctcccaccaatcagcttcatgggatgaccccattgggctctagcattatgggagggggagaaaaatgtctccctatccccatcatgcataattttgtatacctctatcaagtctcccgttagcttccttttctccaagctaaaattattcaattttaaCTCCAGAAAGCAAACTTCCTTGCCGCTATATTAGAATCTCCTGTAGCAAGCAGGTGCAGAGATGAGATTGTACAATCTGTAAATATCTCTTGCTGCTTTTCCATTTCCCAGCTGCTAGGTTCCAGCTTtctttcctacacacacacagagcaaaactTTTCTCCACACTGCAACAGGAAAGACTAGTCAGCCAagtatcttccttccttccaggccTTACTTTAATAGCAGAAACGCCTTACACAAACAAATTGCACATTCCAGAGGGGCATCTGCAAATAGTTGAAGAAAAGGCAACAGGAATGCCTTAAGCTGCAATCcgatgcaggtttagacagaaagaagtcctacttttcccagcatcccttcaggcagccatgctgcctggagcatgctgggaattgtaggacttttttcggcctaaacatgcataggaacgtGCCCTGAATGAGTTAGGCTGCAATGTTATGCatccttacctggaaataagtcccattgaattcattgtgGCCCACTTCTGAGCaggcatgtataagattgcacaaAATGGACATGTCTCAGCGGGCATGTACAGGCCTGTATGAAATTTTGTTTGGGCCATACACAGTCCACTTTGTCAAATACATCTTACCAGTTGTTTTCTGGCTGGAAAACCCCCCACGATGGCTATGTTGCAATACATGTTTTAGTCTGTAGGGAGatccagggatgatgatgattactattagtagtagtatttatttattgcaaatgcACATTCTCACATAGGACCATCATcagtgctgactccaggtttttcTCTCATCtgtttcctcatcattgctaccatttatttttttttgctttccaggcagagagccaatggcatctcctgttcttccttctccccaccagtGTTTtctgggccacagcaagaggTGGGTAAAGAGGCAGATTGCCATGATGAAGAGAAGATCCCTGCCTTCTGGCCAGTGGACCCTTTGCTAGGGCTTGGACCCTGAGCCAGGTGCCCAACCATTCGTACCCTTGACGCCAGCTCTGCTCAacattcaactcccaacatccttAGCCAGCTGCGATGCATAATATGCATTGCTTCaccttgctgggttttttttttttttacctgtcaTGCAATTTTGCCAATCAAAATCATTCCCCAGGCTGCCGTTTGCCCCATggaagaataaaaaaagaaaaaagctgtttTGGAAAGTTCCGTATTTCAGCATTTCAATATTTTTGAAtggtctgctgctgttgctttaaaTCTTTTGTTTCTGAAAATTCCAtgtttcagaaaaataaacattttcctaAATTTATTTCCCCTTCAATAGTTTTAAGGCAGGTTGTCAAGCTGCTGCTCTAGGCCTAATGACATGGTGCCCTCTgcagttaccgtatttcttcgattctaagatgccatcgattgtaagacgcacactaatttcagtaccaccaacagaaaaaaaaggtttGATTCTAAGATATAATAAAGTCAcccgattctaagacgcaccccatttttagagatatttatatgcgggaaaagtgcatcttagaatcaaagaaatatggtagttcagacctctggcaaaagcaACTTTTGCTTCCCTCAGCAGGCCActgggcagagagggagagataaggcggtggcagaaaaagagaaaaggtgaCCCCATTTTTTGGCTCTGGTCCTGCCCATGGCTGGCTTCAACAAAGATCTCTCCATGCAAGGAACAAGTTCAAACAATTTGTTGGTATTTTGATTTCCTTACCAGGGACATGTTCCAACAGAACTGCTTTTGGGGATCTGGTACATATGGAGTAGCTGCATTCCTTCGCCCTTTGTTTAGGAGCCCTGTGTTGTTACTACACAatttactggcagggaagctggagctagtagtCATCTCCTGCAGCTTGGGAACTGCCATTGGATGAAATTGTCACACTTTGTCCTACCGCACCCTGGAAATGGAGCTTCCCTCACACCTGACAGATGTTGCCCCCAAAAGCTGCaaacaaaatggtgtccataAGCAAAGAATGGCACATATTGAAAAGTAAATAGGAAAGTGGGTGTAAAACTGAGGTGAAAGGAAAGAGCAGGGCTGGCCTTTAGGGATGGATTTTCTGGACTTGCATTTCGACACCAACCCAGGAGTGGCCAAAATGCTTTTGTGGACACACTCACAGGGAGAGTCACTGGGAACAAGTGAGATGGGGTAGCTAACATGTCAGTCTAGAagcagggagacccaggttcagatCCCCATCCAACCATTAACACTTGCTGAACCAGTTACTGTCCCTCAGttcaacttacctcacaggtctgttgtgagaataaaagacaGCCGGGGGGAAGTGGCGGGGGAGGAAGGTCTCAACATCACCCTTAGctccttatcctcacaacagccctttgaggtaggtttggctgagcgAGAACAGCTGTctcaaggtcactcagtgagcttcatggctgagtggggattttgaACTTGGATATCCCCAATGTCTCAGCccagcaaccttctccaacctggagcactccagatgtgttggactgtgatTCCTCATCACTACTCTGGTTCTCATCCAGATTCTCCTGGAAGATCAATTAAGGCAAGTGTGCACATGTCGACTTATCTCAAATAAATTGCCCTCCCGATGATAGCTATAGAACTACACAGGGCACCAAATTCTTGACCCTCTCTCCCCTAGACCTGCTCAACATCCCCACCACCAAAACATTCTGGACGACATTTCATGTAGGCATTGCCGAAATGTCATTAAGTTTATCTTCAGCAATTTTCTGCGTGATTCCCTAAATGTAATCCCAATATACAAGCCAGGGTGCAAGTTTCAGGCCAGGCAggtttcattttagaaattaagcactaGAGTCAAGGACtcaacactggccctgttcagacaagatgctaaaccatgctgcttaaccacaaaatggttaacggaatgcattaaccttgatgcatcccattaaccattttgtggttaagcagcatggtttggtgtgttgtctgaacggggccactgaaaacacacacacacacatataatcagctttcatttaaaagaaaaaaaattcccagCCTCATGAGTATCTCCCATACATGTACACCCCACATGGTCTagattttgcttttttctttcaaataaaaGCTGAGATTTAGGAGGATGACACAAATGCACAAAAGCCTGGGGAAACACataaaacccaaacccaaactgTATCCTGAAAAGTTCTGAAAGCATTTCTAAGCCAGAGCATATACATTCAGTGagcaaatattttttattacacTGGTTGTGTACAGAACACATACACGTTTCTTGAACAATTCTGataagacggggggggggaacaatgTGTGCCTTTTCATAATGAATGCAGTTGGCCTCCATCTCCATTtctgataaatttatttatttatttatttaaaacatttatatcccgctctatatcaataagatctcagcaTTAGGGTTAGCAGAAAGCAAAAGATGGTATCACAATTTTAATTCCAAATGAGCGCCATTGATCAGGAATACAGTTCCATAGTCAAGTAACATACAGAACTCCCTACCAATCATTTAGATAAGGCACTGCCAGCTTTCTTTACAAGAGAAAATACAATGTGCATTTCTTTGAG contains the following coding sequences:
- the LOC134408343 gene encoding kallikrein-14-like, with product MTHMKQLAIALFLVHAVCAQDDEGRIIGGYPCIPHSQPWQAYLRGNYICGGVLIDPSWVVTAAHCFGGNIVVYLGKHNMNTWEKGEQVRMVARYIRHPQYDARTFNSDIMLLKLQNPVAVRPTIQPLRLPSGCSDPGTTCLVSGWGTITSPQATFPSVLQCGNVRIITRRTCAASYPQHITDSMVCAGVPEGGVDTCQGDSGGPLVCNQQLEGIVSWGMEKCAQANRPGVYTRVCNFVSWIRDVMLRN